Below is a window of Eschrichtius robustus isolate mEscRob2 chromosome 13, mEscRob2.pri, whole genome shotgun sequence DNA.
TGAAACCCAGTCTGAGTAAAACAGATGCCAAGGATGTGGGGGTCAGTGACTGTCTAGGAGGATCCTCAGCCCTGTAGGTGCCCCAAGGCCCCAGGGGAGACACCAGCTGAGGTATGTGTATCTCACCCCTGTCGCCAGCACAGAGGCTGGAAGACCAGAGCTGCTAAGATGCGGTGGCCAGCCCCCTAAAACTCAGAATGGCCCAGCCTGACCCCCACgttgagctggggctactctagCAAGGCCTGAGGCCTTTCCCCTGAGGAACAAGGCTCCCTGGCTTCCTTGGCGTTAGGTTAACTCTTGGGAGCCCCCAAGACACCCTCGCCTCACACACACCGGGAGTAGCCCCCCGCTTTAGGCACcaaccaggaagcaggctgtgGTAACGTCAGCCCTGGGGCCGCCCCACAGTGTCCAGTCAGACCTCCTGAGACCCCCAGCCACCTGGACTCCCCCATCCTTCCTCACACTGGCAATAAACCCTCAACTGTGACTCAACCTGGCCCATAGCTGCCTGTCTGTCTGGGTCccaggggaaggggctgggggaggacacCCCAAACAGCCCTTGTTTGGGGCTTCAATGGCCCACCCTCCTCGACTGCATCAGATTCCCTGTGTGGCCTGGGGCAAGTCCCTGCcatctgtgcctgtttcctcatctgcaaaggcGGGGCTGTAACAGCGTCTGTGACTGGGGCCAAACAGCCATTCAGACTCCACACCTTGTTCCACGAAGTTTAGTATACGTGAGATCAAGTTCTCACAAGTATGCACCTTCCCCACTGCTCTGCGCCCCATCTAGGGCAGGGAAGCAGCGCGGGCTCTGTCTCGTACCAACACTCGCACACGCTTCCCGCGCAGACAGAAACCTGTTCTGTCCAGAAGTACGAGCAGCAGCTGCAGCCAGGGCCATCGGGGTGGAGGACGGGAGCCAGGCCCGCCAAGAGCTGACCAGCTGGGGGTGGCTGTCCGAACAGACCCTGGGCCCACTGAGGTGGGCCTTCAGCAGGTAACGTGAGGCAGGTGTCCTGGGCCAGAGGAGGGGCCCTGGCGCCCCCCCAACACCAGGGCCAGGGGCTCTCTTAGGCCCGGGCAGAGCTCTCTGGAAGTCCCAAGGGGCAGGTGTGGGCCCTGGTCACACCTCATGGGCTGTCTCTGGGAAAAAGATCTCACGGCATCGCTGCACCGTGTCCTGCGGGGACACCACACTGTGGCCAACAGTCCGGGGGTCTGTGTAGATCTCAAAGTCGTTCCCACCCTGCACACAGAGGAAGGGCAGTGAAGGCATATGTACGCACGTGGTGCCTGGAGGAGGTGCCCAGGTTTGGGGCCCAACACCCACTCCGGCATGGGGTCCCCTCCCCACACCGGCTCCTACAcagctgcccctcctcctgctgcctcAGAACCGCCAGGAGGCCCACCTCCTTCATCAGATCTGccctgacttgctgtgtgacagGGGGCAAGTGTCCAGCCAGCTCTGGGCCCCAGCCTTCCAATCTGTGTAATGGGGCTGGTGAGCACCGGCTGTTCTCTGGGAGTTTCCCAGGAGGTCTGTTCTGTCACCCCGTGTCCTGGCCTCGATCTGGAGGTGACTTGGGGTGTGGGGGACCTGGGCTGAGCCTGAGCCACACTTACGGGGCTGGTCTCGTTCCCAAAGAAGTGGATGGTGTCGAAGCAGTCCTGGTCCAGGCTGTCCAGGCAGTAGCGCTTGTCCCAGCCCTCAGGGAAGACGTCAAAACTGATCATGCCTCCTGTGGGGATGGGAGTGAGGGTGGCAGACGAGGCTAGCAGAGGGGCGGCTCATGGCGACCTTGGGCAAGGcccttcgttcattcattcattcattcaacaaccccAGGGTGCCTACTGAGCACCAGGCACAGGGCATGGACAGAATCAGGATCCTCACGGGAGTTACGACccaggtgggagaaatgggtggtAAGTGACCAGACCACCTTTCAGATCATGTAAGtcaaggaagggggcagggcgcGGGGGAGGGAAGCTCCCCAGACGGTGTGGTCAGGGGAGAGCTCTCCAAGAAGGTGACATTGAGCTGGACCTGAGCCAGAGTGGCAGTTGCCAGGGAATGATACAATCCCCAAGGCAGGAAAGGGCGTGGAGTGTCCCAGTGACACAGAAAGCTGGGAAAGGGCAGCAGCACAGGCATGCGGGGCCCTGGGGTGCagggagggggcctgggtttcATGAGGAGTGAGAAGGAGCCTCTGAAGGGCTCTAAGCAGGGGTATGACAGGGTCTGTTTTTCCATAAGGatccctctggccactgtaggggGTGGACTGtagggggaggtggtggtgggagacGCTTTGGTTTTTGACCTGAGCAACTGGGTGGGAGGTGTGGGTTGCCTGGGTTTAGGTGGGGAAGCCTCGGGGGGCTGGAGTTCCTGCCTGTTTTGGCTCAGTTTGCCCTTGCTGTGCCCGGAGGGCTGGGAGGGGTTTCTAAAGATGCTGGGGGGTGCAGCCTGGCCTTGGGAGTGAGGCCCTGGGGTGGGCTCATGTACCAGACCTTTCAGGCCCTCCAAGGGGTTGACGTACCTCGGGAGAACCTCAGTCCTTTGCCGGCAAACTCTGTTTTCAGGGCTTCCACAAACTTCTCCCGGATCTTCTCCTTCTGCAGAAGGGGAGAGAGCAGACTGAGGTTCTGTGGGCTGctgtgggccaggccctgggctgagcACACAATGCATGTGAGCTCACTGAGTCTTCCAGGTGGATATcatggctccccccacccccactttacagatgaggaaactgaggctcagagaggagctatgccttgttcaaggtcacccagcctcagtggcagagccagggcctgAATCCCAAAGGCCTGTAACTGAACTCAGTGCCAGATCCTGCCAGTGGGGTACGGGCGGGGTATCCTGAAGGAGGCCTTGGAGCAGAGGCTCGAGGAGGAAGGTTGAAGGGATGGGACAGTCTGAGTCCCAAGTCACAGTGTCCACCTCAGGGCAGGGCTCAGCCCTGTCAGCTTCGCCCAGTCCGTAGGGCTGAAGGAGAGTAAAGCATTTATATTAGATCTGCACTGGTGAAGGGTACACAGGAGATCAGAAGGTTCACGTCCCTCTCCAGTATCAGAAGAGGGCAAAACAAGACCCAAAAGACAAGAGAAGACCCTGGGGGTTGTGGGAAGAGTCAGCGTGTCCTGTCTCATTACAGCTCATGAGATGGGAACTgtgattatccccactttacggatgagaaaacagaggcacataGTAGTGAAGCCACTTTTCCAGGTAACTGGGCAAGTAGGAGGTGGAACTGGGTTTAGAAACCTGGGTGGCCTGAGAAAGGGCCACCTCTCAATATGTGCGTGGGAGGAGGTTCTCAGCCAGTGGTCCATCTTAACCACTCCACAAGAAAAGTCTCCATGCCTGCGGGCACTGCCTACCCGAAGCCTTGGGGCACAGGGTGGGAATGGGGATGAGCTAGGACATCATTGCAAGTCCCACCCAGCCTCAGGGAAACATCAGAGGGCAGCAGGCGGAGGCCCAAGTTCAAATCTTTGGGCGGCAACTAATTccctatgtgaccttgggtaagccacttcctctctctgagcctgtttcctcattcaTAACATGGGTATAATATcatctatttcattcattcagaaagtaTTTCTCAAGCAGTTGTGTCAGGCATGTACTGGGCCCGGTGGATCCAGCAGTGAACAGCCACAGAAACCCCAGCCCTTAGGGAGCTTACAGCTTCAGctggggagacagaaaataacCAAGATTTAAAAATAGGTGATACAGTGGATTAGAGGGTGGTGATGCCTGCTTGGGAGGAAATAAAACAGAGGAGAAGATCAGCAGGTACAAGGGGGTGCAATGTGTCGTGTAATGCTCGGGGAAGGTGACACTGAGAAGGTGACACCTGAGCGGATGTGAAGGAGGTGAGAAGGCACAGCCCTGAAGTAGGAAACTGTCTGCTATCTCTAGAATCAGCAAGGAGGAcatggctggagcagagagagcAGGGGGAGAGCAGAAGGGCAGGTCAGTGGGAAGGACAGAGATGGGCCGGCGTGAAAAGGCTTGGTGGACTGGCTCCATCCCTGAAAGGGAGGGGGTACATGGTGGGGATGATGAGCAAAACGCAAGTCAAGGTTCAGCGGGGGTAGCACATCCAAAGGCGACAGGGACCTTGGTGTGTTCCAAGAACAGAGGCACAGGGAGAAGGCTGAAGAGGGAGCCCTGAGCCAGGCAGACCCCTCGGGGCTCAGGACACCGCCGGAGGCAGCTGGGACATTGTCCCGTTGGCAAGCTGACCCATGGAAGGACTGTAAGCGGGGAGTGGATGGGGGCAGATAGATGTGCTTCAGAAGCTTCTCAGTGGCACTGCTGGAGAACTGACTGGCAGGGCTTTATGGCAGGGGGTGGAGGCACACACAGAGGCGAAGGGATCTGAGACCAACTCTGGAGGCTGAAACCCTAGACGTTACTTCTGGACTTGATGGGGGTGGGCAGGTGGAAATGATGCCCTAGGTGTTGCTCAGGTAAGTAGGTGGCCGGTGGTGCTGGTCACCAAGGGAGGGAAGCCAGCAGTGCTGGAAAGACGCAGAGGTGCCTACAACCATGGCACATGGTAGGTATCCAAAAGGGTACTGGTTGAATCAgaacacccacccccaccccccaatccttttcaatgatgagaaaataaaggctcagagaggctgagtgactgAGGTCCTATAGCCTAAGGTTGCACAGTTGGTGGCACCTTGTCCAGTTCGGAGAACTCGATTCGCTCCTCCAGGGTGCAGCTCCGGCCAATGGGCGAGATGTTCAGCATGCCATTCCGGAACTCGATGAAGGTTCCactggtggggagggggcgggtgggagggCGGAGAgccagagagaaggagaagggccCTGAATTCAAATCCAGCCCCACCTGGACATCAGGGGGCACAAGAAGCCACCCACAGGCAAGTCAGGGCCCATCTGagagacctgcccctttcctcactcAGGCCCAGGAGGAGCAGGACACAGGCTGGGTGGGACCTCACCGCTTCTTGGGCAGTCTGAGCAGAGCCATGTAGCGGAGGCAGAAGTTGATCAAGTCCTGCAGGAGTTCCTCCCCCAGGTGGTTCTGGATGGTCTGGGCAAGGGACACAGGGCTCTGAGTGTGGTGGGCACAGCGCTGCTCCCCGCCGCCCAGGACAGAAGCCACCAAGGGACTGTTCCACTGTGGAAAAGGGTCCTAAGGCCCCAGGGAAGGGGGGCACTGACCTGCTTGGAGAGCAGTCGTCCATGCTTATACTGCACCGTCCCGTTCTCAGCAAACACATAATCAAACTTCTCAATGACTTCAGGGCCATGTAGAGGCCaggggggaaagaaagagagtgagacCAGGTACCCAGAGCCAAGCAGAGAGATGAAACCCACACCCCTTAGTCTGGCATTCAAAGCACACTTGTTCCATCCAGAACCTGCTTTTCCAGCCTCCTCGCCTTCTGCAGCTTGGTTTTTTCTGAACAAGCACACAAGCCAGTGTGCTTCGCTCTGGGCCTTTGCTCATGCAGCTCCTTCTGCCTGGGATGCCCTCCCCCTTCACTTCTTCTCCAAGATCCAGCTCCCTCCTCTGGAAGCCCTCCAGGACTTCCCGGCAGTGGACGTCATTTCTGCTTTGCGCTCTCACAGCCCCTCTGTATGGGGACTTCCCTTTCGTTTTACAACTTCCATCACTGTGCTATCAAGACTGGCTGCAAGGGGAGTTTTTGGCTCTAACTGCCACAAGAAGTGGCTGGAGCACAGGAGGAGGCTGCTGCAGGGTCAGGTGGGAGGTGACCACCTGCACTATGGTGGGGCCATGGAGATGGAGACATGGACACAGGGAGACATTTTGGACTTGCTGATGGAATAAAcgaggaggaggggaaaagggaaaagtcAAGGAAGTCTCTGGTTTGAGGAACTGGAGGCATTTGCCTCAACTGAGCTGAAACCGGGAACTCAGCTGAGAAAAGGGGCTCTGGGTCCACACAACTTCCTGGGTGACTTCAGAATCCTCCTCTGTTAAATGGGGTAATCATACCCACCTTAAAGCgcggttgtgaggattaaatgaaaagaaGTTAACACAAGgtcattttcaacaaatggtagccATTACTGATTaggcccattttaaagatgaggaaatcaagactCAGCAGGGAGAACTGAGAACATAAACTATGTAAGGTCAGGATTCTGTCTGCTTTGTTCCCTGCTGTTTCTCCAAAGCCCAGCACAGTGccgggcacatagtaggtgctcatcaaatgtttgttgaatcacTGAAGGAAACACCTGGCTGTTCACTCTGCTTCCTTTGCCCCACAGAAGCAGAACTGGGTCTTTGAAGGCACATTGCTCCAGGGATCTCACGAactcccccctccttccacccccaccccgaaTGTGGAACTGGCTCTGGTTGCTCCTCTTACCTTCGTCTCCCTCTCCCAGCTGCTCAGCAATCTTAGAGTAGTCAGAGCCGCCCACCACACCGATCTGCACCCTTCTTCGCAGCTTCTGCAGGAAGGCAGCCACCTCAGGGTCGATTTTCTGCAGGGGGGCAGGGAAGCACAGCATTCTGTCCGCACGTCTGGGACCTCCACTTAGACGTTACTCAGTGCTCAGAATCTTGGGAGCCCATGTTCCACCCAGATCTGAGGCAGGTCAAGGTTTAGAACCCAGATCTCCAAATTAGATGCACTTGGGTTCAAACTCTGGCTCAAGTCCCTCAATACCAGGATGACCTGAGCAAATGGCTCTGCCTTTCTTTGCCTTAGTtgtcccatctataaaatggggatcataataaCAACCATGTGGAGTAGCAACCATGTCActgttaaggattaaatgagatagtgcttGGAAATGAATGAACAGTTAACTAGTGACTAATCACTTGAAAAGATTCCCCACCAAGGAAATGTAAACTCATGAGTTATAATCCATGTTTTCAAACATTCAGCTATTCAAAGCTGACAATATCTAGGGTGGACATAGGGGAAACAGGCACTCTCATATGttgctggtgagagtgtaaattggtgcagtcactttggagGGTAATTTGGCAAAATCTATTAAAACTTTAAATGCAAATACCCTGTCACACAGAATTGCCCAGGTGTATATGGATGTTCATTGGGATGGTTTATAACAGTGAAAAACTGCAAATAAGCTAGTCAGTCGGAGCATGGCACACACCTGCTCTGAAATTCTATACTGTGGTTACACAGAATAAAGCAGGGCTGTGCTTCCAACATGAGAGAGCCCCAAGACATGCTGTTAATTGtcaaaagcaagttgcagaaaggCACACACAGTATGATGCCACTTACTAAAAACAAACGCACACAAAAAACCTTAGAACTTTGGGGATGGGGCTGGGCCTGGGATCCTGAGTAGTCAGAGGGGACTTTACCCTCCTCTGTTATGTTTCCATCCTTTACAAGAGAATGTCTTCGTAAATACGTGtacaattaaaaattaactttttaaaagtgctAAGGACAGATCCAGGTGGGCGGACAGCATTGACACTCTGTTCTTGTTTATGCTATTAGGTTAGGGGAGCTAAGGGTCAGAGGGAGGTGTAGGGGCTGTTCCTAGACTCTGCTACCCTCCCTCCAATGTCTTCTTCCTCCCAGCCCTGAGGACCCTGGGAGCTGCTGGAAGGCCAGGTGGCCTGATTGCTTCCTGTGCCCCCAGGGCCCTCACATAGGGGAGGGGAGGCCAAGACCTGGGTTCCTATCAGCCTCTGCCCTGCAACCTAGACCTGCTGGCTCCCTGCTCTAGGAGATCCCTCAGTAGGTCCTAGTGGACCCAGACTGGAGGGCAAGAAAGAGGCCTGCTTATCCATGCACCCAGATGGTGAGGGTGGGTCTGGGGGTTCATCCTGAGTGAGAtccagagggagaaagacagtgtGTGGAGCAGAGGTTGGAGCATCAACAACCCAGTGAGATGTTTTTAGAAGGAAAACTGCACTCCCACCCATCCTGTACCACAATATCCCCATGGGACCAGACTAGCCACCGCCCCAATCTCCAGGTGGAAGGAGCCCCAAAACAGCCTAAATGGTACAGAAGCCCGCCATCCTTCCCTCGGAGAGGAGGCGGATGGGGATGGaagggggggagaggaggggaggggtttGAGAAACTAAACGCAGGCCCAATCTTGCAAAGGTCAGGTGGGATGGCTCCGAGACCCCCTTGTCCCCCACCGATGGGGACCTAACGCTTGGGTGCGCTGAGTCTTGTATGGAACCCTAGGTTCAGACGCCAGCTTCGCGCTACCGGTGCGTCCTAGGGCTGAAATGGGGTGGGAGCCACGGCTGGGGAGGCGGGGGCGCCCCGGAGCCAGGCctggtggggtagggaggggacTAGGCCCCTGCTCGCAGCTTCCTCCCTCCAGAATCCGACCCACCCGCTCGCTCCCGGGCAGAACGTGGGCGCGGACGCTCGCGGGCTCTGACGTGGGGAACCGGGTTCCCATCACTCCCAGCAGAAGGCCCGGGGGTGTCAGGGGCTGGGTGTTGCCTCATCCCACACATGGTCCCGGGGGGCCTGGGGTCACGCCGCTGCAGGCCACACATTCGGCCTCCGGGTGTGCGCGTCACACTCCCGACGGGAGCTTCTGAACTTCGGGGCCCTACCTGGCGAGCCGGCGTGAGGGTGCCGTCCACGTCAAACAGGCAGAGGACGCGCTCCTTCCTGCGGGCGCCCTCAGCGGTGACCGCCATAGTTGCAACTCCCGGCGGCCAGCTGAGTCGAAGGATGCGGCCGCCGGAGCGGCTTTGGGAAGAGTCTAgacggggcggggcctgggagggGCGGGACCAGCAGGCCAGCCCGACCTCGCCAAACGAAGAAGGGGCGTGGTCAGGGCTTGATCTCGGAGGCAGGGGGTGGCACGgacggggcaggggcggggcctgaGCTGACTCGGGAGGATAATTCTGAATGCACCAGACGGAGAAGGGGCGTGGCATAGGGAGGAGCAGAGCCCAGCAGGTACCGTCGGATTGTTCCAAACCAGACGGAGGCGGGGCGTGGGCCTGGGACCGGAAGTGAGGGATAGAACCCGGAAGAGAGGGGCGGGGCCAGAATTGGCCCTTGGCGGGATGAGTCCGATTGCTGCTGACCGAGAAGTGGTTGGACTGGGGCGGGGTCTCGAGCTCGCAGTGCCGAGTCCCTGGGGGGAGGGCGGGACTCAGCGTCCACAGCTGTCTCAGCGGCCATCAATCGCTCTAGGACTCACCGCCTCCCTGCTAATGCCTTTGACCTACAAATCTTGAGCTTTAAGAaatctcctaaaaaaaaaaaaaaaaaaaatctcctgatgGCCTTTTCTTAAGGCTCTGGACTTTGCCAAACGGCCTGCCCCGACCCTTACTCCTCCCGCTGTCATTCTGTCCACCACACAAAGCGCAGCTAACGGTTTACTTCCTTTAAGAAaccttcctgggacttccctggcggtgcagtgattaagaatactcttgccaaaaaaaaaaaagaatccacctgccaatgcagaggatatgggttagagccctggtccaggaagatcccacaagctgcggagcagctaagccggtgcgccacaaatactgagcccttgcgccacaactactgaagcccatgcgcctagagcccgtgctctgcaagaagagaagccaccgcaatgagaagcccgcgcactgcaaggaagagtagccccctctcgccccaactggagaaagcccgcgcacagcaaggaagacccaacgcaggcaaaaataaataaataaacaaattcataaaaaaaagaagctttccTGGACACCTCTCTATTCACAACTGTTTAACCATCACGTTGACTTTGGAGTCAGTTCTAGGTGTCTTCCCAGCTTCACCAaccatgtgactttggacaaggcacttcacctctctgaggctttgtgtccccatctgtaaaatgggaagaacacCACCTACTTTGTAGGGTTGCTTTAcacatgaaaagaaataataaatataaaaaagccCACAAAGCAGGCCCTCTCCAAAGAAGAATTTGTATAGATGTGATTGATTCTGTTACTAATTAAACGGCTATTTCATGTCAACAGCCTTAAAAATGTGCAGACCCTTTGAGGCAGCaattcaactacttttaaaaaaattaattcgtctgcgttgggtcttcgttgctgcgcgcgggctttctctagttgtggcaagcaggggctactcttcattgcagtgcgcgggcttctcattgcggtggcttctcttgttgtggagcatgggctctaggcgcgcgggcttcagtagttgtggcgcgcgggcttcagtagttttggctcacgggctcagtagttgtgccccacgggctctagaacgcaggctcagtagttgtggtgcacgggcttagttgtaccgcggcatgtgggatcttcccggaccagggctcgaacccgtgtgccctacattggcaggcagattcttaaccactgtgccaccagg
It encodes the following:
- the PMM1 gene encoding phosphomannomutase 1 isoform X1; translated protein: MAVTAEGARRKERVLCLFDVDGTLTPARQKIDPEVAAFLQKLRRRVQIGVVGGSDYSKIAEQLGEGDEVIEKFDYVFAENGTVQYKHGRLLSKQTIQNHLGEELLQDLINFCLRYMALLRLPKKRGTFIEFRNGMLNISPIGRSCTLEERIEFSELDKKEKIREKFVEALKTEFAGKGLRFSRGGMISFDVFPEGWDKRYCLDSLDQDCFDTIHFFGNETSPGGNDFEIYTDPRTVGHSVVSPQDTVQRCREIFFPETAHEV
- the PMM1 gene encoding phosphomannomutase 1 isoform X2 — its product is MAVTAEGARRKERVLCLFDVDGTLTPARQKIDPEVAAFLQKLRRRVQIGVVGGSDYSKIAEQLGEGDEVIEKFDYVFAENGTVQYKHGRLLSKQTIQNHLGEELLQDLINFCLRYMALLRLPKKRGTFIEFRNGMLNISPIGRSCTLEERIEFSELDKKEKIREKFVEALKTEFAGKGLRFSRGGMISFDVFPEGWDKRYCLDSLDQDCFDTIHFFGNETSPDFPGGAVVKNQPANAGDTGLSPGPGRSHMLRSS